One Myxococcaceae bacterium JPH2 DNA window includes the following coding sequences:
- a CDS encoding protein kinase yields MAGTTLPLALEGFQGRQLGKYEVLCRLSTGGMAEIFLASLRGLGGFRKLVVLKQILPDIRGEEEFVRMFLDEAKVTGAFNQPHIAQVYDLDVAEGELFLAMEFVPGATLVEVARAVRGVNESIPMGFSLMAVRDTAVALHYAHTFTDPLGHPSPVIHRDIAEKNIMVTYEGVTKLLDFGIAKSLASASRTAVGMVKGTSGYMSPEQVLGEPLDARSDLFSLGVVLHECLTGMRLFYAKQADAMLNAVLRCEVTAPSRINRAVPPELDAIVLKALSKRREDRYATTLEFARALERAVGPLIWHPEQSSELMRRLFADRREQTRQLLASGTPAEGGETSVVQRLTQGNVESPEPGSASGRPPTPRPPAAATKSAPPSRPPAPRRPSLQTPSVDAAAHQPVLSPPGKRVRPPAPPAEPAAPPQPTPESLARTQPNTPALNSEPHPRTQGNGAGAPAHREGETVLAPRPRAPTREVSSVSASEPPPPPRAARAPTSDSVRVAAPPEPRNDHTAVVRLPSSPPGELPPESPSGVRRPAPKRRPTMSVEVAPEPGNGRVTEPMRPPSRYAGEEPAQASPSGANNPRSNHTHARIPVPRPPPPRRFPWLVVGGVVVALLVLGGVALRMSGDGDAAASPEAGAPPTSQVAPKTARAAKPPPPEDSAAHPTPPDAPVPDSATVVAVVATAATPTQGNAAEAPTPESAPAEPPPSEPVAGAAPVEPVAEAVPVEPVAEAESRTAKKPRIPVRRAKARDSEPVADPDAPPGFLTLVTEPSATVYLGGRSLGETPLFKLSLPAGKHSLKLVNGAGRPLKLAVEIKSGDTTAVRVPLGMLETQ; encoded by the coding sequence AGGTCACCGGCGCCTTCAACCAGCCGCACATCGCGCAGGTCTATGACCTGGACGTGGCGGAGGGGGAGCTGTTCCTCGCCATGGAGTTCGTGCCGGGCGCCACGCTGGTGGAGGTGGCCCGCGCGGTGCGCGGCGTGAACGAGTCCATCCCCATGGGGTTCAGCCTCATGGCGGTGCGAGACACGGCGGTGGCGCTGCACTACGCGCACACCTTCACGGACCCGCTGGGTCACCCCTCGCCCGTCATCCACCGGGACATCGCCGAGAAGAACATCATGGTGACGTACGAGGGCGTCACCAAGCTGCTCGACTTCGGCATCGCCAAGAGCCTGGCGAGCGCCAGCCGCACCGCGGTGGGCATGGTGAAGGGCACCAGCGGCTACATGTCCCCCGAGCAAGTGTTGGGCGAGCCGCTCGATGCGCGCAGCGACCTGTTCAGCCTGGGCGTGGTGCTGCACGAGTGCCTCACCGGCATGCGGCTGTTCTACGCGAAGCAGGCGGACGCCATGCTCAACGCGGTGCTGCGCTGCGAGGTGACCGCCCCCTCGCGCATCAACCGCGCCGTGCCGCCGGAGCTGGACGCCATCGTCCTCAAGGCCCTGTCCAAGCGCCGGGAGGACCGCTACGCCACCACGCTCGAGTTCGCCCGCGCCCTGGAGCGCGCGGTGGGCCCGCTCATCTGGCACCCGGAGCAGAGCAGCGAGCTGATGCGGCGGCTGTTCGCGGACCGGCGTGAGCAGACCCGCCAGCTCCTCGCCAGCGGCACGCCCGCCGAAGGTGGAGAAACGAGCGTGGTGCAGCGGCTCACCCAGGGCAACGTGGAGAGCCCGGAGCCGGGCAGCGCCTCCGGGCGCCCCCCCACGCCTCGCCCTCCCGCCGCCGCGACGAAGTCCGCCCCTCCTTCTCGCCCGCCCGCGCCTCGCCGGCCGTCCCTGCAGACCCCCAGCGTGGACGCGGCGGCGCACCAGCCCGTGCTGTCCCCGCCGGGCAAGCGCGTGCGTCCCCCGGCACCGCCCGCGGAGCCCGCCGCCCCGCCTCAGCCGACTCCGGAGTCGCTGGCTCGCACGCAGCCCAACACCCCTGCCCTGAACTCCGAGCCGCATCCTCGGACACAGGGCAACGGCGCGGGAGCCCCGGCCCATCGAGAGGGTGAGACGGTGCTCGCGCCGCGTCCCCGCGCGCCGACTCGCGAGGTCAGCTCGGTCTCCGCTTCCGAGCCTCCCCCGCCGCCTCGCGCCGCGCGCGCCCCCACCTCGGACTCCGTGCGCGTGGCCGCGCCTCCCGAGCCACGCAACGACCACACCGCCGTGGTGCGGCTGCCCTCGTCGCCTCCGGGTGAGCTGCCTCCCGAGTCGCCGTCGGGCGTGCGCCGGCCCGCGCCCAAGCGCCGGCCCACGATGTCCGTGGAAGTGGCGCCCGAGCCTGGCAACGGACGCGTCACCGAGCCCATGCGCCCTCCGTCCCGCTACGCGGGAGAAGAGCCCGCGCAGGCCTCCCCCTCGGGCGCGAACAACCCTCGCAGCAACCACACGCACGCACGCATCCCGGTCCCCCGTCCTCCCCCGCCTCGGCGCTTCCCCTGGCTCGTCGTGGGGGGCGTGGTCGTAGCCCTCCTGGTGCTCGGAGGCGTGGCCCTGCGGATGAGTGGGGACGGAGACGCCGCGGCCTCTCCCGAGGCGGGCGCACCCCCGACTTCCCAGGTGGCACCGAAGACCGCGCGCGCCGCCAAGCCCCCTCCTCCCGAGGACTCGGCCGCCCACCCCACGCCTCCGGACGCGCCGGTTCCCGACTCAGCTACCGTGGTGGCCGTGGTGGCCACCGCGGCCACGCCCACCCAGGGCAATGCGGCGGAAGCGCCCACTCCCGAGTCCGCTCCCGCCGAGCCGCCCCCTTCGGAGCCCGTTGCTGGCGCAGCGCCCGTGGAGCCCGTCGCGGAGGCAGTGCCCGTGGAGCCCGTCGCGGAGGCGGAGTCGCGGACCGCGAAGAAGCCTAGGATTCCGGTCCGCCGAGCGAAGGCCCGGGACTCGGAGCCCGTCGCGGACCCGGACGCGCCCCCCGGCTTCCTGACGCTCGTCACCGAGCCCTCCGCCACGGTGTACCTGGGCGGTCGCTCGCTGGGAGAGACGCCGCTGTTCAAGCTGTCCCTGCCCGCCGGGAAGCACAGCCTGAAGCTGGTGAACGGCGCGGGCCGGCCGCTCAAGCTGGCGGTGGAAATCAAGTCGGGGGACACCACCGCGGTGCGCGTCCCCCTGGGCATGCTCGAGACCCAATAG
- a CDS encoding DUF2807 domain-containing protein — MLTARASLVAALLACACAHAEDRAKPDSSSRGDTREVSDFRGVAINSGMKAEVKVGPKSVRIEGDPEAVSRVLLEVKDGILEARAERNGHFFSSGMRGKVRLYISSPKVTSLEANGGSSITAEATSSSEFTVEATGGSEVDVRGVDTDELKAEASGGSNMTVRGRATEMDAEASGGSEVHAREVRGISRLEAEISGGSSVEADAPKHVKGEASGGSTLSLTARPDHSKFETSGGSRMTY; from the coding sequence ATGCTCACCGCCCGCGCTTCCCTCGTCGCCGCCTTGCTCGCCTGCGCCTGTGCCCATGCGGAGGACCGGGCCAAGCCCGACAGCTCCTCCCGAGGCGACACCCGCGAGGTGTCCGACTTCCGAGGCGTGGCCATCAACAGCGGGATGAAGGCCGAGGTGAAGGTGGGCCCCAAGTCCGTGCGCATCGAGGGGGACCCGGAGGCCGTGTCCCGCGTCCTCCTCGAGGTGAAGGACGGCATCCTGGAGGCGCGCGCGGAGCGCAACGGCCACTTCTTCTCCTCCGGAATGCGCGGCAAGGTGCGCCTCTACATCAGCAGCCCCAAGGTGACGAGCCTCGAGGCCAACGGCGGCAGCAGCATCACCGCCGAGGCCACCTCCTCCAGTGAGTTCACCGTGGAGGCCACGGGTGGCTCGGAGGTCGACGTGCGCGGCGTGGACACCGACGAGCTCAAGGCCGAGGCCAGCGGCGGCTCCAACATGACGGTGCGCGGCCGCGCCACGGAGATGGACGCCGAGGCCAGCGGCGGCTCGGAGGTGCACGCCCGTGAGGTCCGCGGCATCTCCCGGCTGGAGGCGGAGATCAGCGGCGGCTCGAGCGTGGAGGCGGACGCGCCCAAGCACGTCAAGGGCGAGGCCTCGGGCGGAAGCACGCTGTCGCTCACGGCGCGGCCGGATCACTCGAAGTTCGAGACGAGCGGCGGCTCGCGCATGACCTACTGA
- a CDS encoding aldo/keto reductase translates to MNYRQLGRTGLYVSELCFGAMTFGGEGYWQAIGQQGQDEANKLVGKCLDAGVNFFDTADIYSFGASETILGKALGAKRSQVVLATKVRGRMSPGVNDIGLSRGHIMDSVHNSLKRLGTDYIDLYQIHGYDAVTPLDETLRALDDLVRQGKVRYLGASNLAAWQLMKALGISESRHLSRFESLQAYYSIAGRDLERELVPLMNDQRLGLMVWSPLAGGFLSGKYRRGAQGPEGARRVTFDFPPINRERAYDVIDVMDGVAKEHQTSVARVALAWLLHQPHVTTVIMGAKTEAQLDDNLAATTLKLSAEQLAKLDAVSKLTPEYPAWMLERQGADRVPASK, encoded by the coding sequence ATGAACTACCGTCAGCTCGGCCGCACTGGCCTGTACGTTTCGGAGCTGTGCTTCGGGGCCATGACGTTCGGCGGCGAGGGCTACTGGCAGGCCATTGGCCAGCAGGGCCAGGACGAGGCGAACAAGCTCGTGGGCAAGTGCCTGGACGCGGGCGTCAACTTCTTCGACACCGCGGATATCTATTCGTTCGGCGCCTCGGAGACGATCCTCGGCAAGGCGCTGGGCGCGAAGCGCTCGCAGGTGGTGCTGGCCACCAAGGTGCGCGGCCGGATGAGCCCGGGCGTCAACGACATTGGCCTGTCGCGCGGGCACATCATGGACTCGGTGCACAACAGCCTGAAGCGGCTGGGCACCGACTACATCGACCTGTACCAAATCCATGGGTACGACGCCGTCACGCCGCTGGACGAGACGCTGCGCGCGCTGGACGACCTGGTCCGTCAGGGCAAGGTGCGCTACCTGGGCGCGTCCAACCTGGCCGCGTGGCAGCTCATGAAGGCGCTGGGCATCAGCGAGTCGCGGCACCTGTCCCGCTTCGAGTCGCTCCAGGCCTACTACTCCATCGCCGGCCGCGACCTGGAGCGTGAGCTGGTGCCGCTGATGAACGACCAGCGCCTGGGCCTCATGGTGTGGAGCCCGCTGGCCGGCGGCTTCCTCTCCGGCAAGTACCGCCGTGGCGCCCAGGGCCCCGAGGGCGCCCGCCGCGTCACCTTCGACTTCCCGCCCATCAACCGCGAGCGCGCCTACGACGTCATCGACGTGATGGATGGCGTCGCGAAGGAGCACCAGACCTCCGTGGCCCGCGTCGCCCTGGCGTGGCTGCTGCACCAGCCGCACGTCACCACCGTCATCATGGGCGCGAAGACGGAGGCCCAGCTCGACGACAACCTGGCGGCCACCACGCTCAAGCTGTCCGCCGAGCAGCTCGCGAAGCTGGATGCCGTCTCCAAGCTCACCCCCGAGTACCCGGCCTGGATGCTGGAGCGGCAGGGCGCGGACCGCGTCCCCGCGTCGAAGTAA
- a CDS encoding tenascin-X has translation MSHGTNAGKAARAGLLLTLGLVLVTACRETPPLTNASARLRLSQERVTFSPSYPRLAREVEVRVENAGRASLDITWSTLEAPFSAEGLPARLAPGDAPVTLRFLPEGEGRFTATLTGTAPGGGTVTLVLEGESRPVPTCPVSTACHLAHFDVASELCVEDLLPDGTACDPGNACLAQATCQQGRCKGIERVCDDGNACTTDLCHPLDGCTAVPAPPCPGDGLCQVGACDPKLGCGLAPAPDGTFCGSARGCDAADVCIEGACLRRDLPDGFTCAPASPCQGAGHCRGPVCERPPALALKPDWTYDANITGEDLHDVLVGPEGDFTLVGFFAFPIMDAAGTQPVLGSRAGRRCMLWNDRLLCMDLPASGQVSLLDRSFGLPRWTFDLSTNRPDFAALASTLFMARLAVIQPDRLAALFEAYPEGQDRNSLCRRYFLIVLDALGHMVSAQRLEDPLLSECNHPHPFGVVSDAVGDLYIAFSQTLNQGAPLQPGAPTLLMAFSQDGVPRWRKTEAFTAGELAVVNGMLLNERGTQVLRTQDGAAVDVASFPSGLGRPVATSEVLVSLPAPTAQTNGASGWALEGHRLAGLGPTWRYTAPANVSFISRELRLATWPEQVGAPPETLALGFAHQDSGTPALLGVRTRDGSEAFRCALASPPLARGGSEILMELGPDQLVLLDGTTTCGDCDPPFAYSRARFQRFTMPGIRPASEPWPGTFGGPGHSHHENPVQARSQGVR, from the coding sequence ATGTCTCACGGGACGAACGCAGGGAAGGCAGCGCGCGCGGGCCTGCTCCTCACCTTGGGCCTGGTGCTGGTGACGGCGTGCCGAGAGACGCCGCCGCTGACGAACGCCTCGGCCCGGCTGCGGCTGTCGCAGGAGCGCGTCACCTTCTCCCCTTCGTACCCGCGGCTGGCTCGCGAGGTGGAGGTCCGCGTGGAGAACGCCGGCCGCGCCTCGCTGGACATCACCTGGTCAACGCTGGAGGCGCCCTTCTCCGCGGAGGGACTGCCCGCGCGGCTGGCCCCGGGGGATGCGCCCGTGACGCTGCGCTTCCTCCCCGAAGGCGAGGGCCGCTTCACCGCCACGCTCACGGGAACGGCGCCGGGGGGCGGCACGGTGACGCTGGTCCTCGAGGGCGAGTCGCGGCCCGTGCCCACCTGCCCCGTGTCCACGGCCTGCCACCTGGCCCACTTCGACGTGGCGAGCGAGCTGTGCGTCGAGGACCTGTTGCCGGACGGCACCGCGTGCGACCCGGGCAACGCGTGCCTCGCCCAGGCCACCTGCCAGCAGGGCCGGTGCAAGGGCATCGAGCGCGTGTGCGACGACGGGAACGCGTGCACCACGGACCTCTGTCATCCGCTGGATGGATGCACGGCGGTGCCCGCGCCGCCGTGCCCCGGGGATGGCCTGTGTCAGGTGGGCGCGTGCGACCCCAAGCTCGGCTGCGGTCTCGCGCCGGCGCCGGACGGCACCTTCTGTGGGAGCGCGCGCGGCTGTGATGCCGCGGACGTGTGCATCGAGGGCGCGTGCCTGCGGCGCGACCTGCCGGATGGCTTCACGTGCGCGCCGGCCAGCCCCTGCCAGGGCGCGGGCCACTGCCGCGGTCCCGTCTGCGAGCGCCCGCCCGCGCTGGCCCTGAAGCCGGACTGGACCTACGACGCGAACATCACCGGCGAGGACCTGCACGACGTGCTCGTCGGACCCGAGGGCGACTTCACGCTGGTGGGCTTCTTCGCGTTCCCCATCATGGACGCGGCGGGAACGCAGCCGGTGCTGGGGAGCCGAGCGGGCCGCCGCTGCATGCTGTGGAACGACCGGCTGCTGTGCATGGACCTGCCGGCCTCCGGGCAGGTGTCGCTCTTGGACCGGAGCTTCGGGCTGCCGCGGTGGACGTTCGACCTGTCGACGAACCGGCCGGACTTCGCGGCGCTGGCCTCCACCCTGTTCATGGCGCGGCTGGCGGTGATCCAGCCGGATCGCCTGGCGGCGCTCTTCGAGGCCTATCCCGAGGGGCAGGACCGCAACTCGCTGTGCCGCCGCTACTTCCTCATCGTGCTGGATGCCCTGGGGCACATGGTGTCCGCGCAGCGGCTGGAGGATCCGCTGCTGTCGGAGTGCAACCACCCGCATCCCTTCGGCGTGGTCTCGGACGCGGTGGGCGACCTGTACATCGCGTTCTCCCAGACGCTGAACCAGGGCGCGCCGCTCCAGCCGGGGGCGCCCACGCTGCTGATGGCCTTCTCCCAGGACGGGGTGCCGCGCTGGCGCAAGACGGAGGCCTTCACCGCGGGCGAGCTGGCGGTGGTCAACGGCATGCTCCTCAACGAGCGCGGCACGCAGGTGCTGCGCACCCAGGACGGCGCGGCGGTGGATGTCGCGTCCTTCCCCTCGGGGCTGGGGCGGCCGGTGGCGACCTCCGAGGTGCTGGTGAGCCTGCCCGCGCCGACGGCGCAGACGAACGGCGCGTCCGGCTGGGCCTTGGAGGGGCATCGGCTGGCGGGGCTGGGCCCGACGTGGCGCTACACCGCGCCCGCCAACGTGAGCTTCATCTCGCGCGAGCTGCGGCTGGCGACCTGGCCCGAGCAGGTGGGCGCGCCGCCCGAGACGCTGGCGCTGGGGTTTGCCCACCAGGACTCGGGCACGCCGGCGCTGCTGGGCGTGCGGACGCGCGATGGCAGCGAGGCCTTCCGGTGCGCGCTCGCGTCGCCGCCGCTGGCGCGCGGAGGCTCGGAGATCCTCATGGAGCTGGGGCCGGACCAACTGGTGCTGCTCGATGGGACGACCACGTGCGGGGACTGCGATCCGCCGTTCGCCTACAGCCGCGCGCGCTTCCAGCGCTTCACGATGCCGGGCATCCGCCCCGCCTCCGAGCCGTGGCCGGGGACCTTCGGAGGGCCGGGGCACAGCCACCACGAGAACCCCGTCCAGGCCCGTTCCCAAGGCGTCCGGTGA
- a CDS encoding serine/threonine protein kinase — protein MAELFLGYTSGPGGFRKYVVIKRILPDARENAQFKRMFLDEARITAAFNHPNIAQVFDLGEEDDGLYLAMEFIAGQNLNQVTSACLRKRQQVPLGFTLSVARDVCLALHYAHAFTTPGGEPSPVIHRDVAQKNIMVTYDGVVKLLDFGIAKAKGSLERTHVGTVKGTTGYMSPEQVRGESLDGRSDLFSVGVVLHELVTGARLFAGRTERDEMVKILEDTIPWPSVLVPHVSEDVSRAIMKALERGVSRRYPNGRDMARAIEKAAGKQLMDADQRAALMRDLFAERLAATRALLESVDASTSDLVLESARRALQKDEGPYLPERKDALRVIEERKKAEAAAARAADTDPVRQDPVPIPPRQKKQKSGSSWIWTFLVLALLGGSGYGVFLFLKALDASATPEQPQDPLAVPVPANGGNPRLAVFREPGSLMPDAGVVKATKVEPPPSKDTTKEPEETPEEARNARRAEGKLTLVVLPEADVYRGKKKLGRTPLFNVPIPVGTHVLRIVGPDKKERTLTVPVQVGKPAVFKLALQNIPEG, from the coding sequence ATGGCGGAGCTGTTCCTCGGCTACACGTCGGGCCCGGGTGGCTTCCGCAAGTACGTGGTCATCAAGCGCATCCTTCCGGACGCGCGAGAGAACGCGCAGTTCAAGCGCATGTTCTTGGATGAGGCGCGCATCACGGCGGCCTTCAACCACCCCAACATCGCGCAGGTGTTCGACCTGGGAGAGGAGGATGACGGCCTCTACCTGGCCATGGAGTTCATCGCCGGACAGAACCTCAACCAGGTGACGAGCGCGTGCCTGCGCAAGCGCCAGCAAGTGCCGCTGGGCTTCACGCTGTCCGTGGCCCGCGACGTGTGCCTGGCGCTGCACTACGCCCACGCGTTCACCACGCCCGGCGGCGAGCCCAGCCCCGTCATCCACCGGGACGTGGCGCAGAAGAACATCATGGTGACGTACGACGGCGTGGTGAAGCTGCTCGACTTTGGCATCGCCAAGGCCAAGGGCAGCTTGGAGCGCACGCACGTCGGCACCGTGAAGGGCACCACGGGCTACATGTCCCCGGAGCAGGTGCGCGGCGAGTCACTCGACGGCCGCAGCGACCTGTTCTCCGTGGGCGTGGTGCTGCACGAACTCGTCACGGGCGCGCGGCTGTTCGCCGGCCGCACCGAGCGCGACGAGATGGTGAAGATCCTCGAGGACACCATTCCGTGGCCCTCGGTGCTGGTGCCGCACGTGTCCGAGGACGTGTCCCGGGCCATCATGAAGGCGCTGGAGCGCGGCGTGTCGCGGCGCTACCCGAACGGCCGGGACATGGCGCGCGCCATCGAGAAGGCCGCGGGCAAGCAGCTGATGGACGCGGACCAGCGCGCGGCGCTGATGAGGGACTTGTTCGCCGAGCGCCTCGCGGCCACGCGCGCGCTCCTGGAGAGCGTGGACGCCAGCACCAGCGACCTCGTGCTGGAGTCCGCGCGCCGGGCCCTCCAGAAGGACGAAGGCCCCTACCTGCCGGAGCGCAAGGACGCGCTGCGCGTCATCGAGGAGCGGAAGAAGGCGGAGGCCGCGGCCGCGCGCGCGGCGGACACCGACCCCGTGCGGCAGGACCCGGTCCCGATTCCGCCCCGGCAGAAGAAGCAGAAGTCCGGCTCGAGCTGGATCTGGACGTTCCTGGTGCTCGCCCTCCTGGGCGGCAGCGGCTACGGCGTCTTCCTGTTCCTCAAGGCGCTGGACGCCTCGGCGACGCCGGAGCAGCCCCAGGACCCGCTCGCCGTGCCCGTCCCGGCGAACGGCGGCAACCCGCGGCTCGCGGTGTTCCGGGAGCCCGGGTCCCTGATGCCCGACGCGGGCGTGGTGAAGGCGACGAAGGTGGAGCCGCCGCCCAGCAAGGACACCACCAAGGAGCCCGAGGAGACGCCGGAGGAGGCCCGCAACGCCCGGCGCGCGGAGGGCAAGCTGACGCTCGTGGTGCTGCCCGAGGCGGACGTGTACCGAGGCAAGAAGAAGCTCGGCCGCACGCCGCTGTTCAACGTCCCCATCCCGGTGGGCACGCACGTGCTGCGCATCGTGGGTCCGGACAAGAAGGAGCGGACCCTCACGGTCCCCGTCCAGGTGGGCAAGCCCGCGGTGTTCAAGCTGGCACTCCAGAACATCCCCGAGGGGTGA
- the gshB gene encoding glutathione synthase → MALTLGFLMDPLETVRVDHDSTFALMLEAQRRGHQVLYFEQGWLRFNGTCAEARMRHVQVRREPGHHFDVLDERVVPLSRLDVLFLRKDPPVDADYLHATQLVELCGDSAPLFINDPRGIRDANEKLFALRFPDLMPDTRISGELPVLLDFIASNARGTILKPIDGFGGKGILFLAPGDRNARSAVELLTRGGREPIVAQAYVPESRLGDKRILLVDGEPAGAVMRVPSEQDHRGNMAAGGTPVKAELTARDLFICERLKPSLREKGLTLVGIDVLGDYLTEINVTSPTGLVEADHLDGVSIEGRVLDVAERMRGAR, encoded by the coding sequence ATGGCGCTGACTCTCGGCTTCCTGATGGACCCGCTCGAAACGGTGCGGGTGGACCACGACTCGACCTTCGCGTTGATGCTGGAGGCGCAGCGTCGAGGGCACCAGGTCCTGTACTTCGAACAGGGCTGGCTGCGCTTCAACGGCACGTGCGCCGAGGCCCGCATGCGCCACGTCCAGGTGCGCCGCGAGCCAGGCCACCACTTCGACGTGCTGGATGAGCGCGTGGTGCCGCTGTCGCGCCTGGACGTGCTGTTCCTGCGCAAGGATCCGCCGGTGGACGCGGACTACCTGCACGCCACGCAGCTCGTGGAGCTGTGCGGAGACAGCGCGCCCCTCTTCATCAACGACCCGCGCGGCATCCGCGACGCGAACGAGAAGCTCTTCGCGCTGCGCTTCCCGGACCTGATGCCGGACACGCGCATCTCGGGCGAGCTGCCGGTGCTGCTGGACTTCATCGCGAGCAACGCGCGGGGCACCATCCTCAAGCCCATCGACGGCTTCGGTGGCAAGGGCATCCTCTTCCTCGCGCCGGGGGACCGGAACGCGCGCTCGGCGGTGGAGCTGCTCACGCGCGGGGGCCGCGAGCCCATTGTCGCGCAGGCCTACGTCCCCGAGAGTCGACTGGGCGACAAACGCATCCTCCTGGTGGATGGCGAGCCCGCGGGCGCGGTGATGCGCGTGCCGTCCGAGCAGGACCACCGCGGGAACATGGCCGCGGGCGGCACGCCGGTGAAGGCGGAGCTGACGGCGCGCGACCTGTTCATTTGTGAGCGGCTGAAGCCCTCGCTTCGAGAGAAGGGCCTGACGCTGGTGGGCATCGACGTGCTCGGGGACTACCTCACCGAGATAAACGTCACGAGCCCCACCGGACTGGTGGAGGCCGACCATCTGGACGGCGTGTCCATCGAGGGCCGCGTGCTGGACGTGGCCGAGCGGATGCGCGGTGCGCGCTGA
- a CDS encoding nitroreductase family protein — translation MRVKTYPFVPLVWNQPTPEESRARAKDFRESMAKRRSVRHFSSEPIPDGVLEDAIGCAASAPSGANQQPWTFVVVRDPELKQKLREAAEAEERESYTNRMSQEWLEALAPLGTDWTKPHFTDAPAILVVFEQIYGVQSLPDGTVKKVKHYYVQESVGIAVGFLIAALTQAGIATLTHTPSPMGFLRELLGRPENERAFAVLPVGYPAAGALVPDIGKKPLDGVLVRK, via the coding sequence ATGCGCGTGAAGACGTATCCGTTCGTGCCCCTCGTCTGGAATCAGCCCACCCCGGAGGAGTCGCGCGCCCGCGCGAAGGACTTCCGCGAGTCCATGGCGAAGCGCCGATCCGTGCGCCACTTCTCCTCCGAGCCCATTCCGGACGGCGTGCTGGAGGATGCCATCGGCTGCGCTGCCAGCGCGCCCAGTGGTGCCAACCAGCAGCCCTGGACGTTCGTGGTGGTGAGGGACCCCGAGCTCAAGCAGAAGCTGCGCGAGGCGGCCGAGGCCGAGGAGCGCGAGTCCTATACGAACCGCATGAGCCAGGAGTGGCTGGAGGCGCTCGCGCCGCTCGGCACGGATTGGACGAAGCCTCACTTCACGGACGCGCCGGCCATCCTGGTGGTGTTCGAGCAGATCTACGGCGTGCAGTCCCTGCCGGACGGCACCGTGAAGAAGGTGAAGCACTACTACGTGCAGGAGTCGGTGGGCATCGCGGTGGGGTTCCTCATCGCCGCGCTCACGCAGGCGGGCATCGCGACGCTCACGCACACGCCCTCGCCCATGGGGTTCCTGCGCGAGCTGCTCGGGCGGCCGGAGAACGAGCGCGCCTTCGCGGTGCTCCCCGTGGGTTATCCCGCCGCGGGCGCGCTGGTGCCGGACATCGGCAAGAAGCCGCTGGATGGGGTGCTGGTGCGCAAGTGA
- a CDS encoding methyltransferase produces MSVWDVTGPDETLDSIGTSGVRVLQRRGGYRFTLDAVLLAHFAATEGAGTRGAVLELGAGSGVVSFLLVKQFGLERVDALELQPAVHARMLRAVTLNGCEGRVNPLLGDLREARTLMASGTYGHVVSNPPFRKAEAGVRSPDDERAISKSEQSCDAPAVVAAARHALMPGGGVSLVYPAARAAEVLELLMRARLFPRALRFVHARVEEPATRFLVHAVRDKDRGLVVRAPLIVHGEGPGGYAPEVAALMDVPLAEQ; encoded by the coding sequence ATGAGCGTGTGGGACGTCACCGGGCCGGACGAGACCCTCGATTCCATCGGCACGTCGGGGGTGCGCGTGTTGCAGCGGCGCGGCGGCTACCGCTTCACGCTGGACGCGGTGCTGCTGGCGCACTTCGCGGCCACGGAGGGCGCGGGCACGCGCGGCGCGGTGCTGGAGCTGGGCGCGGGCAGCGGCGTGGTGTCGTTCCTGCTCGTGAAGCAGTTCGGGTTGGAGCGCGTGGACGCGCTGGAGCTGCAGCCCGCGGTGCACGCGCGGATGCTGCGCGCGGTGACGCTCAATGGCTGCGAGGGCCGGGTGAATCCCCTGCTCGGGGATTTGCGCGAGGCGCGGACGTTGATGGCCTCCGGCACCTATGGGCACGTGGTGTCCAACCCGCCCTTTCGCAAGGCGGAGGCGGGCGTGCGCAGCCCGGATGACGAGCGCGCCATCTCCAAGTCCGAGCAGTCCTGTGATGCGCCCGCGGTGGTGGCGGCGGCTCGGCACGCGCTCATGCCCGGTGGCGGGGTGAGCCTCGTGTATCCGGCGGCCCGTGCGGCCGAGGTGCTGGAGCTGCTGATGCGGGCGCGGCTGTTTCCTCGGGCGCTGCGGTTCGTGCACGCGCGCGTGGAGGAGCCGGCCACGCGCTTCTTGGTGCACGCGGTGCGGGACAAGGACCGAGGGCTCGTGGTGCGCGCGCCGCTCATCGTTCACGGCGAAGGGCCCGGAGGCTATGCGCCCGAGGTGGCCGCGCTGATGGATGTGCCGCTGGCGGAGCAGTGA
- a CDS encoding DoxX family protein, protein MNQAMLEGRPSLLKAAALLPPRLSLGATMINHGLAKLNKEGQAQSAGFFEQLGIRPARPWVIATGVTELVSGVSAILGFATRFTALGVIATQAVAIAKVHRKNGFDVTKGGYEFNLALIAISLATLLRGPGPLSLSGALERGMRRRERRRLRLLPRQRRGSRLLEALG, encoded by the coding sequence ATGAACCAGGCGATGCTGGAGGGGCGACCGTCGCTGCTGAAGGCCGCGGCCCTGTTGCCCCCGCGTCTGTCGCTCGGGGCGACGATGATCAATCACGGGCTGGCGAAGCTGAACAAGGAAGGCCAGGCCCAGAGCGCGGGCTTCTTCGAGCAGCTCGGCATCCGGCCCGCTCGGCCGTGGGTGATTGCCACGGGGGTGACGGAGCTGGTGTCAGGAGTGAGCGCGATCCTCGGCTTCGCCACGCGCTTCACCGCCTTGGGAGTGATTGCCACGCAGGCGGTGGCCATCGCGAAGGTGCACCGGAAGAATGGGTTCGACGTGACGAAGGGCGGCTACGAGTTCAACCTCGCGCTCATCGCCATCTCGCTCGCGACGCTGCTGCGAGGACCCGGGCCGTTGTCCCTGAGTGGCGCGCTGGAGCGAGGGATGCGGCGTCGCGAGCGGAGGCGCTTGCGCTTGCTGCCTCGTCAGCGGCGTGGGTCTCGGCTGCTCGAAGCCCTGGGCTGA